A portion of the Diprion similis isolate iyDipSimi1 chromosome 4, iyDipSimi1.1, whole genome shotgun sequence genome contains these proteins:
- the LOC124405711 gene encoding myc protein, with protein MPVPTWDCPELGLLEEPLETTTVVSEDIWKKFDLDFPQPFPAEQYYGTIEGGILPEPYEKSSMSRLEAREIRHHDCMWAGLCISKEHNRTHPAKKDVQVSSKKVPAGRSLLINRKPPVCTAAKNLESDGDSTRPETPQSCESESDEEDEEEEEDEEPPQFRHDSISINEKLTEYLGDAAAAPVSEVTGQLVRRTPMPEKKCTQRVREASRKPEVHQEPQRTSCNTQPNVGHTAQGITHRESLVSLGDHCYYLNQTSNSKKLEHLGVQTPSDSEEEIDVVTFDKPCRPASLPTNPSAADKQHLQKTVTSALQDKSPPRPRGRPPSNPPRKRSAHQTDPKPAKRPKHKTYQKRGKPGNGNGNSNSNSNSNSNSNSNSSSSNGSSRTLHVDKFENGVGATRLDRIAETIDTAKTDVTEGNDHQIRFSERVGGGGGGGGGGGGSGKLQASSSAISRSSSDDEPDTEKRSLHNNMERQRRIELRNAFEDLRVLVPEVEMKEKAPKVVILRQAAVYCDMLTEMGQATSTKVAELKRRQDRLRTKLSQLRRSFAAAR; from the exons ATGCCCGTGCCGACTTGGGACTGCCCGGAATTGGGCCTCCTCGAGGAACCGTTAGAGACGACGACCGTCGTGTCTGAGGACATATGGAAGAAGTTCGACCTGGACTTTCCGCAGCCGTTTCCAGCGGAGCAGTACTACGGAACGATAGAGGGTGGGATTTTGCCCGAGCCCTACGAGAAATCGTCGATGTCGAGGCTCGAGGCGCGCGAAATCCGTCACCACGACTGCATGTGGGCCGGACTTTGCATCAGCAAGGAACACAACAGGACTCACCCGGCTAAAAAGGACGTCCAAGTGAGCAGCAAGAAGGTGCCAGCGGGGCGAAGTCTTCTGATAAACCGGAAGCCGCCGGTTTGTACCGCGGCTAAGAACCTCGAGAGCGACGGGGACTCAACGAGGCCCGAAACGCCGCAGAGTTGCGAGTCTGAAAGTgacgaggaggacgaggaggaggaggaagatgaGGAACCACCCCAGTTTAGGCACGACTCGATAAGCATAAACGAAAAGCTGACAGAGTATCTCGGCGATGCCGCTGCCGCTCCGGTCAGCGAAGTTACTGGTCAGCTCGTTAGGCGGACCCCGATGCCGGAGAAAAAGTGCACCCAGAGGGTCAGAGAAGCTAGTCGAAAACCCGAGGTTCACCAGGAGCCGCAAAGGACTTCCTGCAACACACAGCCCAACGTTGGACACACAGCGCAGGGCATCACCCATAGAGAGTCTCTCGTTTCCCTCGGCGATCACTGCTATTACCTCAATCAGACTTCCAACAGTAAAAAGCTTGAACACCTTGGAGTACAGACACCTTCGGATTCAG AGGAAGAGATCGACGTGGTGACGTTCGACAAACCTTGCAGGCCGGCATCGCTGCCTACGAATCCAAGCGCGGCGGATAAGCAGCATCTCCAAAAGACGGTCACATCGGCATTGCAGGATAAATCGCCACCTCGGCCACGAGGTCGACCACCTTCGAACCCTCCGCGAAAGCGTTCCGCCCACCAAACTGATCCAAAACCGGCAAAAAGACCGAAACACAAAACGTATCAAAAGCGCGGAAAGCCTGGAAATGGAAACGgaaacagcaacagcaacagtaACAGTAACAGTAATAGCAATAGcaatagcagcagcagcaacgggTCTTCCAGAACGTTGCATGttgacaaatttgaaaatggcgTCGGTGCAACGCGGCTCGATAGAATCGCTGAGACAATCGATACGGCGAAAACCGACGTAACAGAAGGAAACGATCATCAGATTAGATTTTCTGAACGCgttggaggaggaggaggaggaggaggaggaggaggaggatccGGGAAATTGCAAGCCTCGAGCAGCGCCATCTCGCGAAGCAGTTCGGACGACGAACCAGACACGGAGAAGCGCAGCCTCCACAACAACATGGAACGCCAGAGGAGGATAGAGCTGAGGAACGCCTTCGAGGACCTCAGAGTCCTCGTGCCGGAGGTCGAGATGAAGGAGAAGGCACCGAAGGTTGTGATCCTTCGCCAGGCCGCGGTATACTGTGATATGCTTACCGAGATGGGACAGGCCACTTCGACCAAGGTGGCGGAGCTCAAGAGGCGGCAGGATCGCCTAAGGACCAAACTGAGTCAGCTAAGGAGAAGCTTCGCGGCGGCTCGCTAG